GTCGGGTCCCAAGCTTCCCACCCGCTGGCTGAGGTTGATCGAGTGACTACCGAATAGACCCGCGGCGGTGAAGTTGGTGATGTGAGACAGGGCATTGATCAGCGAGGAATTGCTCGGGTTGGAGCCCGCCCCCTGGAGCCCCTGGACGAGCAGGGCGATCGACGTGTAGCCCGCATACTCGGCATACGTCGGGTCGGTCGTGATGCCGACGCTCTTGAGGTCGTTCTGGAACTGCGTGGTCGCGGACGTGTGCAGCTCGACGGGTTCCCACGTCGAGAGAAACGAGAGGCCCTGCGCGACCTGCTGTGCGTCGGGGCCGGCCTGCTGGAGGTCGCCACCGTAGCCGGTGGCGAACACCGCCACCTTCGGGTTGGCGCCCACCTGCCTGAGCGCGGTGATCAGCGCGAAAGCGCTGTTGGGGTCGGTGGAGGCGGTGACAGCGTCCACGCCAGCGGACTTCATCGCCAAGGCGACCGGTT
This is a stretch of genomic DNA from Acidimicrobiales bacterium. It encodes these proteins:
- a CDS encoding ABC transporter substrate-binding protein, translating into SQGIPVIGAAEDGTEWITSNNMFGVFGYTDPRIVTTTYGQYFKMQGATNVGSLGYSISPSSAESAKGAAASAEAVGLKAGYLNANFPFGSTNVQPVALAMKSAGVDAVTASTDPNSAFALITALRQVGANPKVAVFATGYGGDLQQAGPDAQQVAQGLSFLSTWEPVELHTSATTQFQNDLKSVGITTDPTYAEYAGYTSIALLVQGLQGAGSNPSNSSLINALSHITNFTAAGLFGSHSINLSQRVGSLGPDNCYWFAKYSGSTFQPVSGAVPLCGTVVPGKTVTPSS